A window of Verrucomicrobiota bacterium contains these coding sequences:
- a CDS encoding PIN domain nuclease has product MVIVDSDVWSEAFRSKAPVSKYVKELKRLIDADEVVMIAPIRQEILSGIRDERMYDELKEQMRAFPSRRVSDKLYELGALLFNTCRRTGIQGSHTDFLICACSVEWKVQILSKDKDYHLYEKYIPIELRKL; this is encoded by the coding sequence ATGGTTATTGTGGATTCCGATGTCTGGTCAGAAGCATTTCGGAGTAAAGCACCCGTTAGCAAATATGTTAAAGAGCTGAAACGGTTAATTGATGCCGATGAAGTGGTCATGATAGCCCCCATCCGACAAGAGATATTATCGGGCATACGGGATGAGAGGATGTATGATGAGCTAAAGGAACAGATGCGTGCATTCCCCAGCCGTCGAGTCAGTGACAAGCTCTATGAATTAGGGGCATTACTTTTCAATACATGCAGGAGAACCGGTATCCAGGGATCGCATACAGACTTTCTCATTTGCGCCTGTAGTGTCGAGTGGAAGGTGCAAATCCTTTCCAAAGATAAAGATTATCACTTGTACGAAAAGTACATCCCCATAGAGCTCAGAAAACTTTGA
- a CDS encoding DUF58 domain-containing protein — translation MSLVFPLQKIRSQMRVLAGTMQLPFRHQTWRGQTGQLLGAGTGSSLDFQDHRPYFPGDDPRGINWQAYARTGVYTMKLYRDEVSPRLDLLMDVSPSMFASETKAFLCLRLLYFALESALMTGACVRFYILGDNGVRLVQPSEFDTLDFAGCLSAAGENAAAPGPPRLEQIALRTGSLRLWITDLLFESAPETLLPFLLAQRGRALLFCPYSREESHPDWAGNTEFIDVESATRRHQNVDPGLLKNYTGAYTRHFELWKLHSRKLGIALSRLCAERDLRDELLKNALPQGAIELWT, via the coding sequence ATGTCCCTGGTTTTTCCACTCCAGAAGATCCGTTCACAAATGCGCGTGCTTGCGGGCACGATGCAGTTGCCATTCCGACACCAGACGTGGCGGGGGCAGACCGGGCAATTGCTCGGGGCTGGGACGGGTTCATCTCTAGACTTTCAGGATCATCGCCCGTATTTCCCCGGTGACGATCCGCGCGGGATAAATTGGCAGGCTTACGCGCGAACCGGGGTTTACACGATGAAGCTTTACCGGGATGAGGTCAGCCCGCGACTGGACCTGCTCATGGATGTCTCGCCGTCGATGTTCGCCAGCGAAACCAAAGCGTTTCTCTGCCTGCGCCTCCTTTATTTTGCTTTGGAAAGCGCCCTGATGACGGGGGCCTGCGTGAGATTCTACATTTTGGGTGATAACGGCGTGCGCCTCGTGCAGCCGAGTGAATTCGACACGCTGGATTTTGCGGGGTGCTTATCTGCTGCCGGGGAAAATGCTGCGGCACCCGGCCCACCGCGACTAGAGCAAATCGCTCTACGCACGGGCAGTTTACGCCTATGGATCACTGACCTGCTTTTTGAATCCGCGCCAGAGACATTACTCCCGTTTCTGCTGGCACAACGCGGGCGCGCCCTGCTTTTTTGTCCCTACAGCCGTGAGGAGAGCCACCCCGATTGGGCGGGTAATACGGAATTCATCGATGTGGAGTCCGCCACTCGCCGCCATCAGAATGTGGATCCCGGATTACTGAAAAATTACACGGGTGCATACACCCGGCATTTTGAACTCTGGAAACTCCACTCGCGCAAACTCGGCATCGCCCTGTCCCGGCTCTGTGCGGAGCGCGACCTGCGTGATGAATTACTCAAAAACGCTTTGCCCCAAGGAGCCATCGAGTTATGGACCTGA
- a CDS encoding type II toxin-antitoxin system VapB family antitoxin, which yields MPSNLSIDDKLLEKALKIGRGRTKKDTVNEALREYIVKREQRKASDLFGTIDYFDDDGPKKYRRK from the coding sequence ATGCCATCAAATTTATCAATCGACGACAAATTATTGGAGAAGGCCTTGAAGATAGGTAGGGGCAGGACAAAAAAGGATACGGTTAATGAAGCTCTGAGAGAATACATTGTCAAAAGGGAGCAGAGGAAAGCCTCCGATCTTTTTGGAACGATTGATTATTTCGATGATGATGGCCCAAAGAAATATCGGAGGAAATAA